The following are encoded together in the Salinibacterium sp. UTAS2018 genome:
- a CDS encoding oxidoreductase, whose amino-acid sequence MISSAEMTARQQPLESRFGYRSTASEVIAGFDLAGKTAVVTGGYSGLGFETVKALAEARVTVIVPARRPEKATEALEGLANVRVEKMDLGDLDSVAAFTAGMREAGTPVDLMINAAGVMATPEQRTPQGWEMQFGTNLLGHFALVAGLETLLQDGARIVSYSSVGHWRSPVNFDDINFDTTDYEPWVAYGQSKTADALFAVALDARLAGRGIHAFSVHPGGIMTDLQRNMPREELLARQWIDEDGNPNPLFKTPAEGASTGLWAATAPELAERGGAYCEDCSIKGVVAADFADMTSGGAKEWAIDPEAAEKLWAVAVKATGLDPFTS is encoded by the coding sequence ATGATCTCCTCCGCAGAAATGACAGCCCGCCAACAACCCCTCGAATCGAGGTTCGGCTACCGCAGTACGGCATCCGAAGTGATCGCCGGCTTCGACCTCGCCGGCAAGACCGCCGTCGTCACCGGCGGCTACTCGGGCCTTGGCTTCGAAACGGTGAAGGCGCTCGCTGAAGCGCGCGTTACCGTGATCGTTCCTGCCCGTCGACCGGAGAAGGCGACCGAAGCGCTCGAAGGTCTGGCGAACGTTCGCGTCGAGAAGATGGATCTCGGCGACCTCGACTCTGTCGCTGCGTTCACCGCGGGGATGCGCGAAGCCGGCACCCCTGTCGATCTCATGATCAACGCCGCCGGGGTCATGGCGACCCCCGAACAGCGCACACCCCAGGGCTGGGAAATGCAGTTCGGCACCAACCTTCTCGGCCACTTCGCGCTCGTCGCGGGCCTCGAAACTCTGCTGCAGGATGGCGCGCGAATCGTGTCGTACTCGTCCGTTGGCCACTGGCGTTCGCCCGTAAACTTCGACGACATCAACTTCGATACCACCGACTACGAGCCCTGGGTTGCCTACGGCCAGTCGAAGACGGCGGATGCCCTGTTCGCTGTTGCTCTGGATGCTCGCCTGGCCGGCCGCGGCATCCACGCGTTCTCGGTGCACCCCGGCGGAATCATGACCGACCTGCAGCGCAACATGCCGCGCGAAGAACTTCTTGCCCGGCAGTGGATCGACGAAGACGGCAACCCGAATCCGCTGTTCAAGACTCCCGCCGAAGGTGCGTCAACAGGCCTCTGGGCAGCGACCGCTCCCGAGCTGGCTGAGCGCGGCGGGGCGTACTGCGAAGACTGCTCCATTAAGGGCGTCGTTGCGGCCGACTTCGCCGACATGACTTCCGGTGGCGCTAAAGAGTGGGCGATCGACCCCGAAGCTGCTGAAAAGCTGTGGGCTGTCGCGGTGAAGGCGACCGGCTTGGATCCGTTCACTAGCTGA
- a CDS encoding ABC transporter substrate-binding protein, producing MKASRFGLGAVALASAVSLTLAGCASSDGGDSGDVNQTITTNGSEPLGPLITTGTTEVGGGKILTSIYAGLVSYAADGSIQNDVADSIESEDGQNWTVTLKDGWTFTNGEAVTAQSFVDAWSFGATFSNAQSSSYFFDDIEGFSYEEDSELTGLSVVDDLTFDVTLVAPEADWPLRLGYTAFMPLPTIAFEDMEAYGENPVGNGPYMMDGDDAWEHDVQIALVTNPDYDGTRTPANGGVTFKFYTSQDAAYADVLGGNLDVLDAVPDSAFGIFEDEFGDRAINQPAAIFQAFNIPYYLDHFSGEEGKLRRAAISMSIDRTEITDVIFQGTRTPATDFTSPVVDGYSSDLAGAEVLDFNPEEAQKLWAEADAISPFGDSTFDIAYNADGGHQGWVDAVANSIKNTLGIEAIGKSYPDFKSSLEDRVAGTLTGATRAGWQADYPSLYNFLAPLYQTGAGSNYEGYTSAEFDGLLKEGAAAQTVDDATALYQDAQEVLLKDLPSIPLWYSNATGVSADTVDNVEFGWDSVPLYYEVTKG from the coding sequence ATGAAGGCATCACGTTTCGGGCTGGGCGCTGTTGCGCTCGCCTCGGCGGTCTCGCTCACTCTCGCCGGCTGCGCTAGCAGCGACGGTGGAGATTCGGGTGACGTCAACCAGACCATCACCACCAACGGAAGCGAGCCCCTGGGCCCGCTCATCACCACCGGAACCACTGAAGTGGGTGGCGGCAAGATTCTGACCTCCATCTACGCGGGGTTGGTTTCGTACGCAGCCGACGGCAGCATCCAGAACGACGTCGCTGACTCGATCGAGTCCGAAGATGGCCAGAACTGGACCGTCACACTCAAAGACGGCTGGACCTTCACCAACGGTGAAGCGGTCACCGCTCAGTCGTTCGTCGACGCCTGGAGCTTCGGCGCAACCTTCAGCAACGCTCAGTCGTCGTCGTACTTCTTCGATGACATCGAAGGCTTCAGCTACGAAGAAGACTCCGAACTCACCGGACTCTCGGTGGTCGACGACCTCACGTTCGACGTGACTCTCGTCGCCCCCGAGGCCGACTGGCCTCTGCGACTTGGCTACACGGCATTCATGCCCCTGCCGACGATCGCTTTCGAGGACATGGAAGCGTACGGCGAGAACCCCGTCGGCAACGGTCCGTACATGATGGATGGCGACGACGCGTGGGAGCACGATGTGCAGATTGCGCTCGTCACCAATCCTGACTACGACGGAACGCGCACACCCGCTAACGGCGGCGTGACCTTCAAGTTCTACACTTCGCAGGATGCGGCTTACGCCGATGTTCTGGGGGGAAACCTTGACGTTCTCGATGCTGTTCCCGACAGTGCCTTCGGCATTTTCGAGGACGAGTTCGGCGACCGCGCTATCAACCAGCCGGCAGCCATCTTCCAGGCCTTCAACATTCCTTACTACCTCGATCACTTCAGTGGCGAGGAAGGAAAGCTGCGTCGTGCTGCTATCTCCATGTCGATCGACCGTACTGAGATCACCGACGTAATCTTCCAGGGAACCCGCACGCCGGCAACCGACTTCACGTCGCCCGTAGTCGACGGTTACTCGAGCGATCTTGCCGGTGCTGAAGTTCTCGACTTCAACCCGGAAGAAGCTCAGAAGCTCTGGGCTGAAGCCGACGCGATTTCACCCTTCGGTGACAGCACGTTCGACATCGCCTACAACGCAGACGGTGGCCACCAAGGCTGGGTTGATGCCGTAGCGAACAGCATCAAGAACACGCTCGGCATTGAAGCGATCGGCAAGTCGTACCCCGACTTCAAGTCGTCGCTCGAAGACCGTGTTGCTGGCACGCTGACCGGTGCAACCCGCGCTGGATGGCAGGCCGACTACCCGTCGCTCTACAACTTCCTCGCACCGCTGTACCAGACCGGTGCTGGCTCGAACTATGAGGGCTACACCAGCGCTGAGTTCGATGGACTCCTGAAGGAGGGTGCCGCAGCTCAGACCGTTGATGACGCGACCGCGCTCTACCAGGACGCTCAGGAAGTTCTGCTGAAGGATCTCCCCAGCATCCCGCTGTGGTACTCGAACGCCACTGGCGTATCGGCAGACACCGTCGACAACGTTGAGTTCGGTTGGGACTCTGTTCCGCTGTACTACGAGGTCACCAAGGGCTAA
- a CDS encoding Xaa-Pro peptidase family protein: MTSAPVLMFSSTMSADMRHVITHEVHDPFLYIEVDGKRYTAIKSLEAARMRDVENMTVFPLEELGFDDFRASGQGPDLAELNCLVEACLRTGVKSASVPSTFPLGVADHLREAGIELNVDNELFEMRRRVKSPAELAGMRRAQIAAEAGVAHVATQMEAATVGADGGLLIDGKPLTCEDLKTGIRAAFLRNGCEDAGLIVAHGEQTCIGHHAGSGQIFEGEPVTVDICPRDTESGGNSDMTRTFVKGEINEELETYWRIVKEAFDNTLAAIRPGLPVAELHRISCEPISNAGYPTQLTKKPGEVLNEGYFHSLGHGIGLEVHEAPGLGQNDAVLVAGDVIAIEPGCYRQGFGGVRLEDIVLVTEDGAELITDYPYELTPVAISRGV; this comes from the coding sequence ATGACGAGCGCACCAGTCCTCATGTTTTCGAGCACGATGTCCGCAGACATGCGACACGTAATCACCCACGAGGTCCACGACCCGTTCCTCTACATCGAGGTCGACGGCAAGCGGTATACCGCCATCAAGTCGCTCGAAGCAGCTCGGATGCGCGACGTCGAGAACATGACCGTGTTCCCGCTTGAGGAACTCGGCTTCGACGACTTCCGCGCCTCCGGCCAGGGCCCCGACCTCGCCGAGCTCAACTGCTTGGTCGAGGCGTGCCTCCGCACCGGAGTGAAGAGCGCCAGCGTTCCTTCCACCTTCCCCCTCGGCGTTGCCGACCACCTGCGCGAAGCCGGCATCGAACTCAACGTCGACAACGAGCTCTTCGAAATGCGCCGCCGCGTGAAGTCGCCGGCCGAGCTTGCCGGCATGCGCCGCGCGCAGATCGCCGCTGAAGCGGGCGTCGCCCACGTCGCCACCCAGATGGAAGCCGCAACGGTTGGCGCCGATGGCGGACTGCTCATCGACGGCAAGCCCCTCACGTGTGAAGACTTGAAGACGGGCATCCGCGCCGCCTTCTTGCGCAATGGTTGCGAAGACGCGGGCCTCATCGTGGCTCACGGCGAGCAGACCTGCATCGGCCACCACGCTGGCTCGGGCCAGATCTTCGAGGGCGAGCCCGTCACCGTTGACATCTGCCCCCGCGACACCGAGTCCGGTGGAAACTCTGACATGACCCGCACCTTCGTCAAGGGCGAGATCAACGAAGAGCTCGAAACGTACTGGCGCATCGTCAAGGAAGCATTCGACAACACGCTCGCCGCCATCCGCCCCGGTCTTCCGGTTGCCGAGCTGCACCGCATCTCGTGCGAGCCGATCAGCAACGCCGGCTACCCCACGCAGCTCACCAAGAAGCCGGGTGAGGTTCTGAACGAAGGCTACTTCCACAGCCTCGGCCACGGAATCGGCCTCGAAGTTCACGAAGCTCCCGGCCTTGGCCAGAACGACGCCGTGCTTGTGGCCGGTGACGTCATCGCCATCGAGCCCGGCTGCTACCGCCAGGGCTTCGGCGGCGTGCGCCTCGAAGACATCGTTCTCGTCACCGAAGACGGCGCCGAGCTCATCACGGACTACCCGTACGAGCTCACCCCCGTCGCCATTTCCCGAGGAGTCTAA
- a CDS encoding M20/M25/M40 family metallo-hydrolase has product MRDPRIDAEREQSIREWQEFCRFPSVAGDRVAIEAAADWLEQKLRRLSERVERIEIPEYGPVVVAYFPGASDKTLMLYNHYDVQPVGDLDQWISGPFESEIRDGAMWARGACDDKADVTSRLRALELFIEDHPNGLPYSMIYLADPCEEIGSPGLETVLAENSERLSSDAVLWESYLREDDGRPAVGFGCRGGMEISLSLNILASNQHPSYSQILRSAPLELMRAITSLTTEDGLIAVPGFTDSALRPDAAAKARTQELSLPGDAISLPGVNPLKDLPAAELKERFIFTPSMSLSGFDIDPSVSHSVPAKGTAKVRFGLVPGMDPHACFETVKSFLGDTAPDIQVELIRTMQPAFSPVDTPFAVSVLDAAAKAFEAEPVVYDVMTGSGPGAFFLEHLGAPLISPTGTLRPEGNMHGYNEHGYLEDYLTHIQFTLDLLNNLEANGFANND; this is encoded by the coding sequence GTGCGCGACCCCCGTATTGATGCCGAGCGTGAGCAGAGCATCCGCGAATGGCAGGAATTCTGTCGCTTCCCCTCCGTGGCGGGCGATCGCGTTGCGATCGAGGCTGCCGCTGACTGGTTGGAGCAGAAGCTCCGCCGGCTCAGTGAGCGCGTCGAGCGCATCGAGATTCCTGAATACGGGCCGGTCGTCGTCGCCTACTTCCCCGGAGCGAGCGACAAAACGCTCATGCTCTACAACCACTACGACGTGCAGCCTGTCGGCGACCTGGACCAGTGGATCTCGGGCCCCTTCGAATCAGAAATCCGCGACGGCGCCATGTGGGCCCGCGGTGCCTGTGACGACAAGGCCGATGTCACGAGCCGCCTGCGCGCGCTCGAACTGTTCATCGAGGATCACCCGAACGGCTTGCCGTACAGCATGATCTACCTCGCCGACCCGTGTGAAGAGATCGGTAGCCCCGGCCTCGAAACCGTGCTGGCCGAGAACTCCGAACGCCTCAGCTCCGATGCCGTGCTGTGGGAGAGCTACCTTCGTGAAGACGACGGTCGCCCCGCAGTCGGCTTCGGATGCCGTGGCGGCATGGAGATCAGCCTGAGCCTGAACATCCTGGCCTCCAATCAGCACCCCTCGTATTCGCAGATTCTGCGTTCCGCACCGCTCGAGTTGATGCGAGCGATCACGTCTCTCACGACGGAGGACGGCCTCATCGCCGTTCCCGGTTTCACGGATTCGGCGTTGCGACCGGATGCCGCGGCCAAGGCGCGCACGCAAGAGCTCTCGCTCCCCGGCGACGCCATCAGCCTGCCGGGCGTCAACCCCCTGAAGGATCTGCCAGCCGCAGAACTGAAGGAACGTTTCATCTTCACCCCGTCGATGAGCCTCTCCGGCTTCGACATAGACCCGAGCGTCAGCCACAGCGTTCCAGCGAAGGGCACCGCGAAAGTTCGCTTCGGGCTCGTTCCCGGCATGGACCCGCACGCCTGCTTCGAGACCGTGAAGTCGTTCCTGGGCGACACCGCCCCCGACATTCAAGTCGAGCTCATCCGTACGATGCAGCCCGCGTTCTCGCCGGTAGACACTCCATTCGCCGTCTCCGTTCTTGACGCTGCCGCCAAAGCCTTCGAGGCAGAACCGGTCGTCTACGATGTGATGACGGGTTCCGGACCGGGAGCATTCTTCCTGGAGCATCTGGGGGCTCCCCTGATTTCGCCCACCGGAACGCTGCGACCGGAGGGAAACATGCACGGCTACAACGAACACGGCTACCTCGAGGACTACCTCACCCACATCCAGTTCACGCTCGACCTGCTCAATAACCTCGAGGCCAACGGGTTCGCGAACAATGACTGA
- a CDS encoding Lrp/AsnC family transcriptional regulator yields MTDPVAATEASKIIDLLEQSTPKVELDTIDLQLIRHLHEDASVSLRSLGTLVGMSAPSVGERVARLERTGVIRRRSIEMDWSAMGRPMLVVIPIKITSDAKMLTVIEALQAIPSLTEILILSGTYDMMARFRLKDHAELQTLLLEKLGAVSGLQRVEAMISLGRVDDTSPLTHILDLDD; encoded by the coding sequence ATGACTGATCCGGTAGCCGCCACTGAGGCTTCGAAGATCATTGATCTGCTCGAGCAGAGCACCCCGAAGGTCGAACTCGACACGATTGACCTTCAGCTGATCCGTCACCTGCACGAAGACGCCAGTGTCTCGCTGCGCAGCCTCGGCACGCTGGTCGGGATGTCGGCGCCCAGCGTCGGCGAGCGTGTCGCCCGCCTCGAACGCACGGGTGTCATTCGCCGCCGCAGCATTGAGATGGACTGGTCGGCCATGGGCCGCCCGATGCTCGTCGTGATCCCCATCAAGATCACGTCGGATGCCAAGATGCTGACGGTCATTGAGGCTCTGCAAGCGATTCCCTCTCTCACGGAGATCCTGATTCTGAGCGGCACCTACGACATGATGGCCCGCTTCCGGCTCAAGGATCACGCAGAACTGCAGACGCTGCTGCTCGAGAAGCTCGGGGCTGTCTCCGGTCTTCAGCGAGTGGAAGCCATGATCAGTCTTGGCCGCGTCGATGACACATCGCCGCTCACCCACATCCTCGATCTCGACGACTAA